The bacterium genomic interval CGGTCTTAATCCATTCGTCCTCTATCAGGTCTAAAAGAGCCTTATCCGAGATTTTTCCTGCCCTACGAAGACCGATTAATGCCTTTAAAGATATGTTTTCGGTCGCCTTGGACAAGCTGTGATAACCCTGTGGGGTAATGCCAATCTGCCTAGAGAACTCGTACTTAGAGAGTTTTAGCTTGCCTCTAATTTTCTCAATAAATTTCACTCATTACTCCAATTTCTATAAGTCTAAATCCTAAAGCTCCACCTTATAATGCCGATATTACTATTACAGATATCTTTAATAAAGGTATCTTTATTAGTCTATCGGTAAAGCTGTTAAAAGACATTACTGAAAGCGAAGGCAACAAAACAGGAAAAGGTTAACTTGAGGGTAGTAAAATGCGTGGAATGAGGTCACTTACTGAAGCTGAGATTGAACAGGTCAAAAGGTGCTTTTTAGGTGCCTTTGCTGCAAGAGATCGAGCACTCTTCACTCTTGGAATTAAATCGGGCTTTAGGATCTCTGAAATCCTTAGCCTAAAGCTGGGCGATGTATTCGATAATGGCAAAATTCAAGATCGAATTTACGTTCGACGTAAGCATATGAAAGGACGTAATGAAGGCAGGTGTGTAGTTCTCCACCCCGAAGCAAAAGCCTCAATCCAATTATGGGCAGATAAGCTTATTGCTAACGGTGCAACAAGCGATACTTATATATTTAAAAGTAGAAATGGAACGAATAAACCGATCACACGAGTACAAGCATGGAAAATGCTGACGCGTATCTATGCTGCTGCTGGGCTAACTGGCTCACTTGGAACCCACTCGCTTCGTAAAACATTCGCTGATCGCGTTTACGATAAACTTGGGCATGACCTTCTGAAGACACAACGTGCCTTAGGTCATAGGGACATAAAAAGTACCGTCTCATACCTGGCGTTCAAGCAAGAGGACGTTGATGATGCAATTCTTTCCATCTGAAGATCACCATGAAGGATTTAATCACCAAGCCAATTGAAATTTTTGATGAGGACAATATCCGAGGTCGAGTTGTATACGTCGCAAAAGCAGATCAACATAGGCATTCAGTGATAGGTACTTTAGTTATTGCTTTGATTTCAACGGTACTTTTGGTGCTTGCAGTCGCCGTAATTGCAAGGCTAATAAAAAAGCTTCTGACTTAAGAAAGATGATCCGCCCAAACAGGCTCCAAATGGCATTTTTTCATTTCCGATTTTCCCAAAAATAGATTGTACCTAATCGGGATCGATCCCATATGACCCTATTAGGT includes:
- a CDS encoding tyrosine-type recombinase/integrase, with the translated sequence MRGMRSLTEAEIEQVKRCFLGAFAARDRALFTLGIKSGFRISEILSLKLGDVFDNGKIQDRIYVRRKHMKGRNEGRCVVLHPEAKASIQLWADKLIANGATSDTYIFKSRNGTNKPITRVQAWKMLTRIYAAAGLTGSLGTHSLRKTFADRVYDKLGHDLLKTQRALGHRDIKSTVSYLAFKQEDVDDAILSI